From the genome of Atribacteraceae bacterium:
ATCCATCACCTCGCTCCCCGCAGGGAGGACAGGCCATGACCTGTCTGCGTGTCACGCGCAGGCAGGCACCACATACCCGGCCAAATATTCCCAGGCCACCGACTGCCTGGCCAAAGACCGGGAGGTGCCGGGAAACGATGGAGAAGACTTTCTGGAATTCCCCGCTTAGGGAGGTGCTGGAAGGAGTTTAATTCGTCGAGGGAATTCGCCGGAAAGACGCCGCCTGATGGGTCATACCCAACATGTGACCAAAACTAGAAGTATACCGGAGGAGTATACCAGAGGACACAAGATAGGTCAAGCCAATTTTTTGAAAATTATTCTTGACTGAGACATATTATGAGGTATGCTGTTGTCATGAGTGAACTAGGAGCGTATCTCAAGGAGTTACGGAAAAAAGGAGGACTTTCTTTGGGCGATCTGGCCCGGGAGACCGGGTTCTCCCGTTCCTATATCTACTACGTGGAAGAGGGGCACAAGAGAGCCAATCCCAATTTCCTCCGGAAACTGGCCGAATTTCACCAGGTGGACCCGGAGGGCCTCTTTATCCGGGCTTCCTATCTGCCGGGGCCGTTGTCCGATAAGGCCGAAGAACGACTGCGCCGGGTGAG
Proteins encoded in this window:
- a CDS encoding helix-turn-helix transcriptional regulator, whose translation is MSELGAYLKELRKKGGLSLGDLARETGFSRSYIYYVEEGHKRANPNFLRKLAEFHQVDPEGLFIRASYLPGPLSDKAEERLRRVSRRYDTIFLDYLEELNADGRSELIQYLEFLHSKERYRTGDAGGPELPPGARDPEGGGPV